In the genome of Arctopsyche grandis isolate Sample6627 chromosome 13, ASM5162203v2, whole genome shotgun sequence, the window tgcaccaaacctaacccaacctaacctaaccatcaccgaaatcaaagaatttgacatttgcaaaaatatacaaaaaactcgctaccctcaccaaacctaacccaacctaacctaactataaccgaaatcaaagaattcgagattgtaagttattcactaaacgtgctaaccgcaccaaacctaacccaacctaacctaaacatcaccgaaatcaaagaattcgacattgcaaaaatatacacaaaaggtgctaatctcaccaaacctaacccaacctaacctaactatcaccgaaatcaaagaattcgacatagcaaaaataaacaaaaaactcgctagcctcaccaaacctaacccaacctaacctaaccatcaccgaaatcaacgaattcgacattgcaaaaatatacacaaaatgtggtaacctcaccaaacctagcccaacctaaccaaaatatcaccgaaatcaaagaattcgagattgtaagttattcactaaacgtgctaaccgcaccaaacctaacccaacctaacctaaccatctccgaaatcaaagaattcgacattgcaaaaatatacacaaaaggtgctaacctcaccaaacctaacccaacctaacctaagtatcaccgaaatcaaagaattcgacattgcaaaaatatacaaaaaactcgctaacctcaccaaacctaacccaacctgacctaaccatcaacaatatcaaataatttgacattgcaaaaatacacaaaaaactcgctagtctcgccaaacccaacccaacctaacctaaccatcaccgaaatcaaagaattcgagattgtaagttattcacaaatcgtgctaaccgccccaaacctaacccaacctaacctaaccatcaccgaaatcaaagaatttgacatttgcaaaaatatacaaaaaactcgctaccctcaccaaacctaacccaacctaacctaactataaccgaaatcaaagaattcgagattgtaagttattcactaaacgtgctaaccgcaccaaacctaacccaacctaacctaaacatcaccgaaatcaaagaattcgacatagcaaaaataaacaaaaaactcgctagcctcaccaaacctaacccaacctaacctaaccatcaccgaaatcaacgaattcgacattgcaaaaatatacacaaaatgtggtaacctcaccaaacccaacccaacctaacctaaccatcaccgaaatcaaagaattcgagattgtaagttattcacaaatcgtgctaaccgcaccaaacctaacccaactaaacctaaccatcaccgaaatcaaagaattcgacattgcaaaaatatacaaaaaactcgctaatctcaccaaacctaacccaacctaacctaaccatcacctaaataaaagaatttgacattgcaaaaatatacaaaaactcgctaatctcaccaaacctaacccaacctaacctatccatcaccgaaatcaaagaattcgacattgcaaaaatatacacaaaaggtggttacctcaccaaaactaacccaacctaacctaactatcaccgaaatcaaagaattcgacattgcaaaaatatacaaaaaactccctagcctctccaaacctaacacaacctaacctaaccatcaccgaaatcaaagaaatcgagattgtaagttattcacaaaactcgctaacctcaccaaacctaacccaacctaaccttaccaagaccggaatcaaagaattcctgtaagtaagatttacacaaaactaaaaagcctcaccaaacctagcccaacctaaccttaccattaccgaaatcaaagaattcgacattgcaaaaatatacaaagaactcgctaccctcactaaacctaacccaacctaaccttaccatcaccgaaatcaaagaatttgagattgtaagttattcacaaatcgtgctaaccgcaccaaacctaacccaacctaacctaaccatcaccgaaatcaaagaattcgacattgcaaaaatatacacaaaaggtgctaatctcaccaaacctaacccaacctaacctaactatcaccgaaatcaaagaattcgcaatagcaaaaataaacaaaaaactcgctagcctcaccaaacctaacccaacctaacctaaccatcaccgaaatcaacgaattcgacattgcaaaaatatacacaaaatgtggtaacctcaccaaacctagcccaacctaacctaaatatcaccgaaatcaaagaattcgagattgtaagttattcactaaacgtgctaaccgcaccaaacctaacccaacctaacctaaccatctccgaaatcaaagaattcgacattgcaaaaatatacacaaaaggtgctaacctcaccaaacctaacccaacctaacctaagtatcaccgaaatcaaagaattcgacattgcaaaaatatacaaaaaactcgctaacctcaccaaacctaacccaacctgacctaaccatcaacaatatcaaataattcgacattgcaaaaatatacaaagaactcgctaccctcactaaacctaacccaacctaacctaaccatcaccgaaatcaaagaattcgagattgttagttattcacaattcgtgcttaccgcaccaaacctaacccaacctagcctaaccatcaccgaaatcaaagaatttgacattgcaaaaatacacaaaaaactcgctagtctcgccaaacccaacccaacctaacctaaccatcaccgaaatcaaagaattcgacattgcaaaaatatacaaaaacctcgctaatctcaccaaacctaacccaacctaacctaaccatcacctaaataaaagaatttgacattgcaaaaatatacaaaaactcgctaatctcaccaaacctaacccaacctaacctatccatcaccgaaatcaaagaattcgacattgcaaaaatatacacaaaagttggttacctcaccaaaactaacccaacctaaccttactatcaccgaaatcaaagaattcgacattgcaaaaatatacaaaaaactcgctagcctttttttttttttttttttttttttatcgtcggaggtggggaatcttccaaagacatcctccagcccgaactggaggaaagtgtcggatttttaccgactaaaccccacccccttgactcccctgctccccggacacattttcatgttttgcttcgggaaagcagttttgtcttagccatttatggctcttccttcgagttctcgggttctttctgcttcttctttatttttcattatcatcgaagcaaatgcttcccacgctgaccaggcagttgcgctatccagtatgacgaagattatgtttatcggcgtcaggtgttctacgccgattacagttctgaatgttcttctgtcgtcttcccatgctggacaatcaaaggttgtgtgggccgcgtcgtctttctcgttttcacagtggtggcacttcggagttgtttcctttcctattttgtgtaggtaggtcccgaagcacccgtgacctgtgagtatttgggtcgtgtggtgattcagttcgccgtgctttctttggcaccacgcttttaggtctccgatgagatggtgtgtccatcgacctttttctgagttgttccatctgtcttgccatttgatcaTCGTTGTCTCTCTGGCTGCACTCTTCTTTTAacctctgtagatcgcttgtcgttctagagcgagtaagtcgatcggtggaatggcgcacaacaccaggatggcatcttcAGATACTGTAcggtatgccgctgcgactcttaatgcagctcttctttgtactctagcgaggctgagcctcgtcctctcaacctttgttttttccgcccaaatcggagcaccgtacaggaggactgagtgtactacttcacagtatagttttcttctcctctgtttcggtccaccgatgttgggcatcagtctggcgaggtcttctgctatttgggccgccctagctcccgctttttccgcatgttttgcaaagcgtagtttgtcatctaactgcactcccaaataccgcagtgatctgctgaacgtcacctcaaaaccgttgactgttatttgaggaggcagcagctttctacgtcttgtgaagaatacagcttcggttttctggacggcgagctccaagcccgcatccacgagccattttttaacccttcttatggcttcttcgcttcttaggcgtaaagatgttgtgttctttgcggtgacaagcaacgcgacatcgtcagcaaaggcgaccaggctcgtttcatctggcattgggatcttcaacaagccgtcgtacattacattccaaagcgccgggcccaggaccgatccctgtggtacgcccgcagtgactgatcgttcgtattttttgcccatgcattcatacagaaggattctgtccgaaaaatagctctcgatcatcttgataagtttttccggagcattgatagtgactaatgcatcgagagtccttccccagttggcagtgttgaatgcattttttatgtcgagcgcgatcatcacaacatgtttgctcgccttgacgctcccacgccatgcaagtcttacggtgtttacgacttcactgatcgcgtcaatagttgagcgaccgggtcgaaatccaaattgctgcgatgacagtcctgtgtcgctgttttctagctgttgttgtagtcgctgtaggagaagtctctctagtaactttcctaccccgtcaagtaggcagagtggcctgtatgatgaaggtcctggtgggcctctctttccttttgaaatcagcacgagtttttgtcttttccatggttttggaaaggttccttccgacagacaagcattgaaggtcgtcaacagcaacgcaggatcgctcaaggcaattcttttaataactgcgtttggaatgcagtccggtcccggcgccttttcaatatttattcgtttggcggctgctacgacttcttcctccgtgaaaatcggcatctcatcaccagtactgctcgccgatcgtctttccatcactgggtgttgcggaaagaggccatctatgaccaattcaagactcgccttattttcaagatatggatcgacagttccaattcggagctttttccttatgatcttatatgggctcccccacggattcacatcaatcgatttgcagagctctttccagcatctctctttactttcttttatagcttttcgtaaagctatcctggcttcttgatatttcactctgtgctgttcattgcttgaccgtcgttgtgctcggcgtctgcaggttaagcactcgcggcgaagtatggcgatgttttcggtccaccagaagaccgggcgcctctttttacctccgcgtctcggcatcgatgcgtcgcagctctcactcaataggtcatttaatgagttggcaatgtcttcggctccaaccccgctgcttgcgacgtcagtcacttttgatCTTAGTTCTGCAACGGCTTCGTCCAAAGCTACGATGTCCAGCTTACGAGCTCCCCAGCCAGAACTAGAAGGTAACATTTGTGGCCCGGCGAGGCGATCTTCCAACTCGAAGCCAATGTAGCGATGGTCGCTGTGAGAGTAGCTGTCAAGCACTTGCCATTTTCGGATCCTGCCAATTATTGTTTCACCTGCAAATGTGACATCGATGACCGATCCGGTGCTGCCCCGAACGAACGTGTAAGCACTTCCTACGTTGGCCGCATGCAGATGTAAATGCGATGCCATTTCAGAGAGTAAAATACCTCTGCGATCCGTTTTTTGAGAGCCCCACTCTGGAGCTTTTGAGTTAAAATCTCCGGCAACGACAACAGGTAAGGTCGATGTTCTCACGTCATCTTCAAGGCAGACGAGATCTCTCTTGAACTCCTCTATTGTTGCACTAGGAGAAAAATAGCAGCTATAGAACCTCACTCCCCTCATCTCCACCCACGTCCAGCCTTGGACGCCAATTGAAACAGCATTCGTGATTCGCAGGTGGGCAGTTGGTGTGTAGATTGCAGATCTTGAGCTTGCATCCGAATACCATCGATGAGGAATGTTGCGGTACTGTTCAGACACAATCACGAGGTCCGCTCGCCGCTCCTCTGCTGTCTGTATCATCACATCCTGCGCCGCCTGGCATCCATTCAGATTGATCTGGAGTATGCGGATCATTGTTGTGTTCGTCCTTTCAGAGCAGTCCGGAGGGCTGCACAGCTTCGACTACCAGTCTGATGACCGCTGCTTATTTTTTCTCCTTCACAAATGCTGCAGTGTGGGTCGTTCTTACAAATCACAGCTTTATGGCCTTCCTGGCCGCACTTGTTGCATTCTTTGCTTCTGTCTTGTTTGCTGGCGCATTCTACCGCAATGTGTTCGAATCCCCGACACCTGAAGCATCTTATTATATGGACTCGGGGCCTCAAACGACAATTGACCCATCCGATTCGAATTCTTCCGGCCTTAATCAATTCAGTGGCATCGTCTCTCGGGAGTTTGACCATCGCAATCTGAGTGCCTCCATAAGCCGGTTTGAACGTGATCAATCGCGCATTTCTCACCACATGTGGTGAAGCGCTTGCTAATGCCTCCATCAATTCTGTCTCATCCGTGGCCCCATCGATGTCCCGTATTTCAATGACGACTCCAGGGACGAGCTTCTTCACAGTCGCACCATTGCCCAGAATCGCGGAAATCGCACCCATTAGCTCTTccgtttttgttgttcctttttgcatttttataagaacTTCTCCACCCTTTGTTTGACGAATAGCGGCAACATCTACATTCTCCATTGGAatttcttttctgattttctttaaggTGTCTGCATATGTCACCGTGCCGTCTGACTTTATTGTTATAGCCTCATTTCTGGGGCTATAACAATAAAGTTGGTGGAAATCGCGCATATCGATCTTGAAAGCTATTTTCAATGTTTGGCTGACGCcgatcgttgttgttgttggtgtTCTTTGTATCATTTGttcttttattctttttattccgCCTTCTTTTTGACCTTACTTCTTTCCAGGAATCCTCTTTTGGTTGATCTAGTGAGGATGCCGAGTCCATGATTGCGGGATTTTCCGGtattaaagcatttggaggattcTTTAAAACATCGCTCGAGGTGGGATTGAGTTCTATTAGTGTTTTAGTTTGTAATCTATGCTTTAACAGGTCTAGTTTTAtgtctttatatgtattaaaggcTATCATTGCCTCTTCAATTCCATCCTTGATTGGAACGTAggtatttttacgtattttgcTATTGAGatcaattagaattaattctaatttgtgGAATACCTTCTGCTCGAGAGCTTCTTTAGCAGTAATCTCACACATTTCCAAAGATATGCTAGCCATTGATGTCATTATTCCAATTTCTCCGACTAAAAAGTTCACCGTGatcgttaatttttcaatcgGTACGCGCTCGCACACTATTTATTTTGGTCGTTGTTAGTGGTACTTTGATCTGCCGTAATCGCAACAAGTCGTTAGCAACGtagttgttattgttattaatgaGCTGTTGTAAGACGTTTATGTTGTGATGGACACTTTAACACTAACTTTGTCTCTTGTCTCCAGTCAACAGTGTTACGATTCACCGTGGGTGTGTGTAAATGATAGTAATTCGAGTTTTTCAAAGCAATGTGTCTAATTCGTTTGCCGAATCCAATCTAACCAATGCAAAAATTCAC includes:
- the LOC143921588 gene encoding uncharacterized protein LOC143921588, with the translated sequence MIRILQINLNGCQAAQDVMIQTAEERRADLVIVSEQYRNIPHRWYSDASSRSAIYTPTAHLRITNAVSIGVQGWTWVEMRGVRFYSCYFSPSATIEEFKRDLVCLEDDVRTSTLPVVVAGDFNSKAPEWGSQKTDRRGILLSEMASHLHLHAANVGSAYTFVRGSTGSVIDVTFAGETIIGRIRKWQVLDSYSHSDHRYIGFELEDRLAGPQMLPSSSGWGARKLDIVALDEAVAELRSKVDNDTRLALYSEPP